A window of the Gossypium hirsutum isolate 1008001.06 chromosome A05, Gossypium_hirsutum_v2.1, whole genome shotgun sequence genome harbors these coding sequences:
- the LOC121229228 gene encoding protein arginine N-methyltransferase 1.1 isoform X1 yields the protein MGRRKSTNTTQTSTNSSNKFEGANIRFQDADDKEIASNSSNLDDSIVAVDKASEDISMGEPDVSFFGCDGEDDKTSADYYFDSYSHFGIHEEMLKDVVRTKTYQNVIYRNKFLFQNKVVLDVGAGTGILSLFCAKAGAAHVYAVECSHMADMAKQIVETNGLSDVVTVLKGKIEEIELPVAKVDIIISEWMGYFLLFENMLNTVLYARDKWLVDDGVVLPDEASLYLTAIEDAEYKDDKIEFWNNVYGFDMSCIKKQAMMEPLVDTVDQKQIVTNCHLLKTMDISKMVPGDASFTAPFKLIAERDYYIHAFVAYFDVSFTKCHKLMGFSTGPRSRATHWKQTVLYLEDVLTICEGEAIIGSMTVAPNKKNPRDVDIMVKYSLSGRRCVVSRVQFYKMR from the exons ATGGGTCGCCGCAAAAGCACCAACACAACTCAAACCTCGACCAACTCTTCGAACAAATTCGAAGGAGCTAACATTCGCTTCCAAGACGCCGACGACAAGGAAATCGCCAGCAACAGCTCCAATCTCGATGATTCAATCGTCGCCGTTGATAAAGCTAGTGAAGATATTTCCATGGGAGAGCCCGACGTTTCGTTTTTCGGTTGCGACGGCGAAGATGATAAAACCAGTGCTGATTATTACTTCGATTCTTACTCTCACTTCG GTATTCATGAA GAAATGCTTAAAGATGTAGTGCGAACCAAGACATATCAAAATGTTATTTATCGGAATAAGTTTCTATTCCAGAACAAAGTAGTTCTTGACGTGGGAGCTGGGACTGGAATTTTGTCCCTGTTTTGTGCAAAAGCAGGGGCGGCTCATGTTTATGCT GTTGAATGCTCCCATATGGCTGACATGGCTAAACAAATTGTTGAAACAAATGGCTTGTCTGATG TTGTCACGGTCTTGAAAGGAAAGATTGAAGAAATTGAGCTTCCTGTTGCAAAAGTAGATATTATAATATCTGAGTGGATGGGTTACTTTTTATTGTTCGAGAATATGTTGAACACAGTGTTATATGCCCGTGATAAATGGCTT GTTGATGATGGAGTTGTGCTACCAGATGAAGCTTCTCTTTACTTGACAGCAATTGAGGATGCCGAATACAAAGACGACAAGATCGAAT TTTGGAATAATGTTTATGGCTTTGACATGAGTTGTATAAAAAAGCAAGCTATGATGGAACCTCTTGTTGATACGGTTGACCAGAaacaaattgtaacaaattgcCACCTTCTCAAG ACAATGGATATTTCTAAGATGGTTCCTGGGGATGCTTCTTTCACTGCACCTTTCAAGCTTATTGCAGAGCGTGATTATTACATCCATGCTTTCGTTGCATATTTTGATGTTTCGTTTACCAAATGCCACAAATTGATGGGTTTCTCTACAG GACCAAGATCGCGAGCTACCCATTGGAAGCAAACAGTCCTATATCTAGAGGATGTGTTAACCATCTGTGAAGGGGAGGCAATAATTGGGAGCATGACTGTTGCACCAAACAAGAAGAATCCCCGAGACGTTGATATAATGGTTAAATATTCATTGAGTGGACGACGTTGTGTGGTTTCGAGAGTTCAATTCTATAAGATGCGCTGA
- the LOC121229228 gene encoding probable protein arginine N-methyltransferase 1 isoform X2 — MIQSSPLIKLVKIFPWESPTFRFSVATAKMIKPVLIITSILTLTSEMLKDVVRTKTYQNVIYRNKFLFQNKVVLDVGAGTGILSLFCAKAGAAHVYAVECSHMADMAKQIVETNGLSDVVTVLKGKIEEIELPVAKVDIIISEWMGYFLLFENMLNTVLYARDKWLVDDGVVLPDEASLYLTAIEDAEYKDDKIEFWNNVYGFDMSCIKKQAMMEPLVDTVDQKQIVTNCHLLKTMDISKMVPGDASFTAPFKLIAERDYYIHAFVAYFDVSFTKCHKLMGFSTGPRSRATHWKQTVLYLEDVLTICEGEAIIGSMTVAPNKKNPRDVDIMVKYSLSGRRCVVSRVQFYKMR; from the exons ATGATTCAATCGTCGCCGTTGATAAAGCTAGTGAAGATATTTCCATGGGAGAGCCCGACGTTTCGTTTTTCGGTTGCGACGGCGAAGATGATAAAACCAGTGCTGATTATTACTTCGATTCTTACTCTCACTTCG GAAATGCTTAAAGATGTAGTGCGAACCAAGACATATCAAAATGTTATTTATCGGAATAAGTTTCTATTCCAGAACAAAGTAGTTCTTGACGTGGGAGCTGGGACTGGAATTTTGTCCCTGTTTTGTGCAAAAGCAGGGGCGGCTCATGTTTATGCT GTTGAATGCTCCCATATGGCTGACATGGCTAAACAAATTGTTGAAACAAATGGCTTGTCTGATG TTGTCACGGTCTTGAAAGGAAAGATTGAAGAAATTGAGCTTCCTGTTGCAAAAGTAGATATTATAATATCTGAGTGGATGGGTTACTTTTTATTGTTCGAGAATATGTTGAACACAGTGTTATATGCCCGTGATAAATGGCTT GTTGATGATGGAGTTGTGCTACCAGATGAAGCTTCTCTTTACTTGACAGCAATTGAGGATGCCGAATACAAAGACGACAAGATCGAAT TTTGGAATAATGTTTATGGCTTTGACATGAGTTGTATAAAAAAGCAAGCTATGATGGAACCTCTTGTTGATACGGTTGACCAGAaacaaattgtaacaaattgcCACCTTCTCAAG ACAATGGATATTTCTAAGATGGTTCCTGGGGATGCTTCTTTCACTGCACCTTTCAAGCTTATTGCAGAGCGTGATTATTACATCCATGCTTTCGTTGCATATTTTGATGTTTCGTTTACCAAATGCCACAAATTGATGGGTTTCTCTACAG GACCAAGATCGCGAGCTACCCATTGGAAGCAAACAGTCCTATATCTAGAGGATGTGTTAACCATCTGTGAAGGGGAGGCAATAATTGGGAGCATGACTGTTGCACCAAACAAGAAGAATCCCCGAGACGTTGATATAATGGTTAAATATTCATTGAGTGGACGACGTTGTGTGGTTTCGAGAGTTCAATTCTATAAGATGCGCTGA
- the LOC121229230 gene encoding thiamine phosphate phosphatase-like protein → MAAIVVVFDFDRTLIDGDSDSWVVTEMGLSDLFHQLRSTLPWNSLMDRMMKELHSRGETADDIAECLKKTPVHPRIAAAIKAAHAFGCDLRILSDANQFFIEKILEHHDLLGCFSKIYTNPTFVDEEGRLRIFPYHDSTLSPHGCSLCPSNLCKGQVLNNIQASAPESERQNFIYLGDGSGDYCPTLKLGDKDYVMPRKNYPLWNCIFSDRAFVKAEVREWSNGEELEGTLLHLINRISSERSIL, encoded by the exons ATGGCGGCTATAGTGGTGGTCTTTGACTTTGATCGGACGTTAATAGACGGGGACAGCGACAGTTGGGTGGTGACGGAGATGGGCCTCTCCGACCTCTTCCATCAACTCCGATCTACCTTGCCTTGGAATTCCCTCATG GATAGGATGATGAAGGAGCTTCATTCCCGAGGGGAAACTGCTGACGATATTGCAGAATGCTTGAAAAAGACTCCGGTACATCCCAGAATTGCTGCCGCCATTAAAGCCGCCCATGCTTTTGG ATGCGACTTGAGGATACTTAGTGATGCAAATCAGTTTTTCATTGAGAAAATTTTGGAGCATCATGATCTGTTGGGTTGCTTCTCAAAGATCTATACAAATCCAACCTTCGTAGATGAAGAAGGAAGGCTTAGGATCTTCCCTTATCATGACTCTACCTTATCTCCACATGGGTGCAGCCTATGTCCTTCAAATTTGTGCAAG GGTCAAGTACTTAACAATATCCAAGCTTCTGCTCCTGAAAGCGAAAGGCAGAATTTTATCTACCTGGGAGATGGGTCAGGTGATTACTGCCCAACTTTGAAGCTTGGAGACAAGGATTATGTGATGCCAAGGAAGAACTACCCTTTATGGAACTGTATTTTTAGTGACCGAGCTTTTGTCAAAGCAGAAGTTCGTGAATGGAGCAACGGTGAAGAGCTTGAAGGAACCTTGCTCCACCTCATTAACAGAATATCCTCAGAACGAAGCATCTTGTAA
- the LOC107944869 gene encoding mitochondrial carrier protein CoAc2 produces MGLFFDGIIESMPLFAKELVAGGVAGGLAKTAVAPLERVKILFQTRKAEFRSIGFFGSIEKIAKTEGIKGFYRGNGASVARIVPHAALHYMAYEQYRRWTIKRFPDIGRGPALDFVAGSFAGGTAVLFTYPLDLVRTKLAYQVVGPPGINVVGVVNREQVYRGILDCFSKTYKVSGFRGLYRGVAPSLYGIFPYAGLKFYFYEEMKRHVPHEQKKNIMVNLVCGSVAGLLGQTFTYPLDVVRRQMQVQRVLASNSPELKGTIETLIMIAKSQGWKQLFSGLSINYLKVVPFVAIGFTVYDIMKSSLKVPSHEEAVIEVVTNKRNTRTSSLRS; encoded by the exons ATGGGTTTGTTCTTTGATGGGATCATAGAGTCCATGCCTTTGTTTGCAAAGGAATTGGTCGCTGGAGGTGTTGCCGGTGGCCTTGCAAAGACCGCTGTTGCTCCACTTGAGCGTGTCAAGATTTTGTTTCAG ACTAGAAAAGCAGAATTTCGCAGCATAGGCTTCTTTGGATCCATCGAAAAGATTGCTAAAACAGAAGGCATCAAGGGTTTCTACAG AGGAAACGGTGCTAGTGTCGCTCGAATTGTTCCCCATGCAGCACTTCACTATATGGCTTACGAACAATACCGTAGATGGACCATCAAGCGATTTCCTGACATTGGAAGGGGCCCTGCACTTGATTTTGTTGCTGGATCATTTGCTGGAGGAACTGCTGTGCTTTTTACTTATCCTCTCGATTTGGTTCGGACTAAATTAGCTTATCAG GTTGTTGGTCCACCAGGGATTAATGTCGTGGGAGTCGTTAACAGAGAACAAGTTTACAGAGGAATTCTTGATTGTTTTTCCAAGACTTACAAAGTGTCAGGGTTCAGAGGTCTCTATCGGGGTGTTG CTCCATCGCTTTACGGAATCTTCCCGTATGCTGGTTTGAAGTTTTACTTCTATGAAGAGATGAAGCGTCACGTCCCTCATGAGCAGAAGAAAAACATAATGGTGAATCTAGTATGTGGATCTGTAGCTGGTCTGTTGGGCCAAACTTTCACATATCCTCTTGATGTCGTGAGGAGGCAAATGCAG GTCCAAAGGGTATTGGCATCTAATAGTCCTGAGTTGAAAGGAACAATCGAAACACTTATTATGATTGCTAAAAGTCAAGGCTGGAAGCAATTGTTTTCAGGGCTGAGCATCAACTACCTGAAG GTTGTACCATTTGTGGCAATTGGTTTTACAGTTTACGACATCATGAAATCAAGCCTGAAAGTTCCATCCCATGAGGAAGCTGTGATAGAAGTGgtaacaaataaaagaaataccCGAACATCATCTCTTCGGTCATGA